AGCCGCCGAAGGTGTGCAGAACGTTCACCGTGCCACCGGTGACCTGAAACACCGTACCCAGCCCGCCCGGTCCGCCCGCGGTGGATACGCCGTAGAAGTTGCCATCGGTCGCCTGGGTTAGGGCTACGGGAACCGATGCGGTGGGAAACGTCTGCGTAAAGCTGTGAAGCGTGGATAGCGTCTGGCCGAGTGCAATGGTTGGCAAAACGGCTAGCGCCACTGCAGCCACGGTTGTGAGTGCCAATCCCGCCCTTCGGTAGCCGGTCACGGCTGATCGCTTAGAATCCATCATTATTCTCCAAGAACTCGCGGCGCTGACCGCGGAGATAGTAATACGCCGATTGCAGCCGGCCGTCGGCGGGCCGGGAAATGCACGGCGAAAATGGGTCCTTTGGTCTTCCGGAGTGGCAAGACCATCCTGCCAGCAGGTTCAACGGCGTGCCGAATAATCGACGCCTGGTAAACCGTGCGCCGGGGTATTTCCATGCGCTGAGGATCGATTCCTTCTTAGGTGAAACAATCTGAGTTTTGGTCCGTTCGTATCGCCACCGAGCTGCTCTTAAGTGGATAGGAGCTGCGCGCACCGATCCGGGTCTCCGCGACCCGCGCAGCGTCGGCCCGGACTATTTGGAGGAAGCAGCCGGTAATTGGCAGGACTTTCGTAGAGACCGAGAGAACCGTTGCAGTGCGATCCGGTTTGACCGTTCGGCAACAGTTTCAGTTCAGGAATCCACGATAGGAGTTGGACCATGAAGTCGCAACCTCTCGCCGCGGACAGCATGTCGCGCGCAGGTAGGCTGTGCTCCGGTATGCGCGCATTCGGCGGCATAACGATCGCCTCGCTGGCGTTGGTTGCTTTTGCAACCGTAGCGGCCGGCCAGGCATTCGGCACCTATTATGACCGTCACGACTTCGGCGGCACTATTACCAATGCCAATGGCATCAGCGGTCCCGACGGCGTTCGTCCGTCGAGCCACGTGACCTTTGACGCGGCCGGAAATATGTACGGCACCGCCGCAAGCGGCGGCGCCGCGAGTGCCGGCCTTGTTTGGGAGATAACGGCGTCTGATGCCTATAAGGACCTGCACGATTTCGGCGGTACCGTCACCAATTCGAACGGTAAAAGCGGGCCGGATGGCTCTTCGCCCTCGGCGGGAATTACGTTTGACGCGGCTGGAAATATGTACGGAACCACATCCTTCGGCGGGGCTATGAGCGACGGAGTGGTCTGGGAGATAACCTCTGCCGGTACCTACCGGGACCGGCACGATTTCGGCGGTACCATTACGAACGCCGACGGCACGAGCGGGCCGGACGGCCACTCGCCACACGCGGGTGTTACGCTCGATGCTGCTGGAAACATGTACGGGGTCACGTTGTCCGGCGGAGCCAATAACGCGACAGGTGTTTCCGGCATGGTCTGGGAGATAACCGCCGGTGGCGCGTACCGGGACCTGCACGATTTCGGAGGTTATATCACCGAAACCAATGGAAGCCGGGGACCGGACGGCTCGAGCCCACGCGACGACGTCACCTTTGACCCGTCTGGAAACATGTACGGCGTCGCCCCTTACGGAGGCGGTCTGAACGAGGGTCTGGTCTGGAAGATAACAACTGCCGGGGCATATTCGGATCTTCACGACTTCGGCGGTACGGCTAACTATCCCGCGGGTGGCACCGGCCCCGATGGCTACCTCCCGGAGAGCCGCGTCACATTCGACTCAGCCGGAGATATGTATGGATCCGCGGCGTGGGGCGGCGCGAACAGCTCCGGCACACCGGGCGGAATTGTATGGGAATTGAGTGCCGGTGGCGTATACCAGGACCTTCACGATTTCGGTGGCACCGTTCTGAATGCCGATGGAAGCAGCGGTCCAGACGGATTTGACCCGTACGGTCCCGTAGGGTTTGATGGCGCCGGAAACCTGTACGGCGCTGCCTATTCAGGTGGGGCGCAAAACGCGAACCAGTACTCCGGCATGGCGTGGGAAATAACGGCTTCCGGCGCTTACAAGGACCTGCACGATTTCGACGGC
This DNA window, taken from Armatimonadota bacterium, encodes the following:
- a CDS encoding IPT/TIG domain-containing protein is translated as MKSQPLAADSMSRAGRLCSGMRAFGGITIASLALVAFATVAAGQAFGTYYDRHDFGGTITNANGISGPDGVRPSSHVTFDAAGNMYGTAASGGAASAGLVWEITASDAYKDLHDFGGTVTNSNGKSGPDGSSPSAGITFDAAGNMYGTTSFGGAMSDGVVWEITSAGTYRDRHDFGGTITNADGTSGPDGHSPHAGVTLDAAGNMYGVTLSGGANNATGVSGMVWEITAGGAYRDLHDFGGYITETNGSRGPDGSSPRDDVTFDPSGNMYGVAPYGGGLNEGLVWKITTAGAYSDLHDFGGTANYPAGGTGPDGYLPESRVTFDSAGDMYGSAAWGGANSSGTPGGIVWELSAGGVYQDLHDFGGTVLNADGSSGPDGFDPYGPVGFDGAGNLYGAAYSGGAQNANQYSGMAWEITASGAYKDLHDFDGSVTNANGTSGPDGATPYGGVTLDATGNLYGSAYEGGGNGGGIVWELALVVNNPVPTLSAISPASALVGGRSTAVTVTGTGFIATSTVKWNGAALSTTYASATSLTAVVPASDLLTPGSYPITVENGTPGGGTSNAVSFAVRAYPVHLAGLFINPAAVTGGSTATGVIFLSGLAPAGGITVQLTSSRPGVTSVPRFVVVKQGSSTATFRLNTLPPTAATTCRITATYLTIARAGYLTVNP